The DNA window AACCAACCCAAGCATCGTGGTCTTCAACTTAACAATTAGAGACTCAGCCTCCATGGCTTGCTTCAACCTCTGCTCACTAAGCTTATTCGTCTCTTCAAACTTCTTCTCTGTTTCATCTATTTTCATCTCTAAAGAGCTGACTAGAGCCTGTCATATAGCACAAGAAGATGCCATGATATTAAAACAAGTTAACAAAACATTAAATCTGTTCAATGATATTTACTTAGTAACACAAGTCCCAGAGATCCAAGCCATCTTACCTTTAGATTAATGTTTTCATCATTGAGCTTCTTCGTCAGTTCATGGTCAATAACTGGAATCTCCTGTATTACAGGAATTTTCTCAGCTGCAATTTTTGCAGTTTCCCTTTCCTTCAATAGCATATCTTTGGTTTCTTTGAACTGATCCTGAAGCTCTTGCAAAGCTGTTTGCAGTTTCGTGTTTTCATGTGCTTTTGCTTCTTCGAGATCAGACTATATAAAAATAACACATGTTCATGGATCAGGGGAACAAGAAGGTAAAAAagattatgaatgattaaaaaTACGTATAATTTGTAACAAGAGGAAAAAAATCCTGGTTTCATTGTAATACATCCTTTCTGCAATGTAAGGTAAGGATTCTTCAAAATTTTCTGTTCCCATGAAAGCTGTAAACGTATCGAGACATTACATTTCATAATCAATCCTAAGGCAGTATTACACCTCTTCTCACATTGCAAGAATTGTTTTCCATTTTGCGTCTGGCAAAATCCAATGACGTTAAACATACAAACAATTTACTTTCCCATAAAGCATTGCAAACTGAAACTCCAGTTAACAAGAGAAACCATCAGAAAGCAGATCCATCAATACAGTCATAGAAActtgaattttctttttatttaagaTTCATCATACTTCATTGTTGGAGATCTATTCTCAATTCTATCAGGGATGGGTCTGCCATTTTCAGTCATGTACTAAAACAAGTTGGTATTTTTGCaagataatttaaaataacaaaaagaaGGTATAGAAAGGTAAACTTACTCTCATTCGTTTCTCCAGCTGTAATCTCCAGGTCAATTCTTCAACTTGCTTCTCTAATTTATTCTTGGCAGCTTGCAGAGCACCAGTTTCTCTCGCAGCCTATAGGAATAAATATTCCCAGTTAATATGAAAATTCATGTTAGTGTAAAGAGATAAATATTATCACACATATTCTATGATAAAATTAGTAAATGGGAGAggatatgtgtgtgtgtgtctgtgtCTATCTGTATATATAGAGAGAGAAATATGACCATCTTCAGTTTACGCAATTCTTTCCGTGCAACTCGTGCCCTCCATGCACATTGCGTGGTGAGTACAGCTTTCTTTAGATTCTTATATTCTGATTGAGCCAAGAATTTACGGCAGTGACTCTGCAGTCATTTCAGGCACCAAAATTTCAGTTTCAAAAAGAAAATAGTCGAGTTTTCTCATTGGGTCAAATAAAGAAAAGGTAAGTCTTATTTGAAAAGTATGCCAAGAGCTAATGTACCTGGATCACGATTGCTGCTCTTGTCTGCCGTCTAAAGCGAAGCTCATTACGTGCAGCCATCCCACGCATTCctgactgaattgaaacagcagataAACACAGTTCCTTGTATGCTTTCCTGGCAAGATGCATCCGCAAACCTTTCTGAATCCGAATAGAAGAAGCTTCTTTCCGCATGTTCTCATAAACATTGCGAGTAAGTTCACCTGCAAACAGAGAAACAAAATTTCTCAACTGAAATCCTGATAAGCATAATCTCCAGCAACTCTATACAGAGAACCACCAATTCAGTCAAATTAAGTACCTCTGCATACAGATTGCATAAGTATAGCTGACCGACGCAACAATGTGAAACTTTTTCGACCCATATATGAACGAATTTTCCTCTGGATAATGCTCGCTGATCTTCCTAACACCTCAGTCCTGCGAGCATCAAGCTCAGCCAATTGACCAGCCCTCAAAAACACCTTCGTTTTACCAATCTGCAAAAGTAAAATGCATCAGATGGTGTTGGTAGCCCGTTCATATTTCCCAATTGTATTGACTGATGGAGAAATTCAGAAGTACACCAGGACGCGAGGTATCTCTTGCGGTTTTACACTTGTTGGGTACAATTTAAACAATGAGACGAAAAGTAGAAAGGAAAAAGTTTCAGATGACTATTACACCTTCCAGAGACTCCAGGGTATCAGACTGTGAAAAAATCCCTTTGTTCATTGGCATGTATATCTACTATAATACACAGCTCAACTTCAATGGGATCTTTCTGGATATGAAGACCCTGTTTCTTTTGATTTTCTGAAGATATTTTCAcatatttaaaacaaaaattggATTATGGtctcattttttttcttttctaaaaACTCATTCTCACATCTCCAACCTCTAACAATcacttttaattcaattttttcaCATATTTTCAATTCTTATACTCCCTCCTCCGTTTCAAATATATAGGTTGTATTTCCTTTTTTACTTATCCAAAACATATAATCAAGTGattatattatttagtaatatttctTCTATGCATTCTTGTAATTATCTCGACCCAAGATTAAAACCATTAAATATGTTGGCTACTTCCAACaagtttttatatatataacaaaaacaCTCAtcaaataaagataaaataagaaatttattAGTATAATTGATTTTTTTCCTATGATATTATTAATCTGTGTGGTAAAACaataaatctatatatataagacAAAGAGAGTATcatatcattattattttttaaacaggGGAAGAGTTTGTTACAATTACATCTCAATCTCAAAACATCATCCCTAGTTAGGAACTTGTTGCCAGATGGGCAGCATAAGCCATCAGTGATGGaatgaatattgtattttaCCATTAACTAATTGAAAATCAATCACTAGACTAAAATTACACAACTAATTGTTATAGTAATCCTTGTCTTCTTCCAAAAGCAAAACCAAAATTACACTTCACTCCCCAATACACTTTCAAACTatatttttttgtcaaaacGAACCTCCGAAATGCTGGAGACAAAAACAAACATCCCTGAACTTTTACAGTGCAACTTACAAGCAtatatcaaaaaaataaaatagtacTCACAGAACTTATCTTGGGCAGCACTAGCAAAAGAATACTATGAAGTCCTAACTAAAATATGACAACAATGTTACTATCTTGCATCCCTACGTCACAGTTACATTTCTGGACTAAAATTGGAAAATAAACAGAGAGCTAAGCCAGAAACTAGTCACGTACCAACCAGTGGATATCAAAAGTGTATTATAAACTCCACAAGGATGGCACAATAACAGGTTTCATCATGAACTAATTAAATGATAAAAGTAATTTGAGGTAATTAATATGATAAATACAGCATAAAAAACTATACTACTGTACTCCATCGAACAAAGCTCCTACCTGATAACCGTCAAGTCCCACTCTTTCCAGAAGCCTCTTGCAGACAGCAACCTCATCCGTACTATCATAAATCTATAGTAAGTGGAAAGAGAGACGGCACAATCATATGTGGAATAGTATTGGGGCGACAATGATCATACCTTCCATCTAAAACTTCAGGAGCAAGAAGGCCAAATCGATCGACAAACTCATAGAAGGGTTTTTTGGTAGGATAACCAGCACAACTTATCCTAATTGCTTCCATGACTCCCTGGATAGATGACAATAACACatataaataacaaaaaattgCAATCCACCAAACTTCTAAACAAATGTAGAATTAACCAATATAAAGAAGATATCATTACCCCACATCGCAACTGTTGCAAGACATTATGATTTTCAAAGATAGCTGGTTTGAGGAGATTATTAGGTTTCACACAGCGAATATAATGAGGTTCCGTGGCACTAAGAGTTTCGAGCAGTGCTTGTAATTGTTGCTGCAAAAGTAAAACATGAAGGTTTGTATATGTATGTGACAAAGAATAAAGGTAATGGCACATGCAAATGACACACTTAAGCAGTTTCCTACCTTAAACCTTGAGCCAATTGAAGAAAATTTTGATTGTTTAGAGGACTCCTCATTAGATACTGGAAATAGACCAGAAGCAAAAGAACATTTGGAAGCGCTCAAGAGAGCCTGATGTTCAGCAATCACATAATCCTTGTTTTTGTCCAGAAACAACTCAGTTTGATAAGTTACCTGACACATACAACTCATTATGTAATCCAGCTACAAAATGATTGTTGCTATGTGGTTTGGTGCAAAATTGATCttctaaattaaaaattaatataaaaacgCACAGTGAAGACTTACATCACCAGCATAGTGGGAAATGGTAAAGTCAGAACGGGCTAATTTGGGTTTGCTGAAGCGCTTGTGGTTCTTAAAAGTCTGATACAGCTTCTGGGCAAATGTTTCATGAGTAGACCGTGGAAACATACTACAAGACAAATTCATACCAATGAGATTGCCAAAAACCATCAAATGCCATAGCCATTATCATAAAACAAGCCAAACAATTGTTAACAGATTCCCCTCAGCTTACCAAGCTTCGTCAAGAAGTGCTATGATTCCACCTGGCTTCTGAGGAATTTCATAAACAAATGCATGTTAGATACGTGACACATGAACGATAACcacattcataacaattctgTAAACTCCAACTTTTAATCAAGAAACACAAGTTCAGTAGCTAGAGCAAAAGAATGAAGGCTTCCCATTCATGCATGCACAACTTGGAAGATGTTGCCAAGGAAAAAAAATGCATCTTAATTGAAAATCACTTCAAATTATGACAAACATCAAAGAAAACGAGTGAATATAATAAAAAGTAACTCcatattctttattttcattaGATAAAACCTCATTACTGAATGAGGGGTCTTAATTTTTAGGCATAACATCATTGCTGAATGAGAAGTGTTAATTTTTTAGATATAACCCGATTACTGAATGAAGGATGTTATATAATGCTGctacacattaaaaccattacCGGTTTCAACTATGCAGCATCAAAAATTTTTTACATGGAAAACAAGAACAACAAATATTAATGATTACTTATAGTCACAAAATGACGGAAAATAACTACTGAAAACATGTAGCACAACCTTTTCAATTAGATCTAAAATATCTTGATTGTCAATGAACTCTATGTAGCTCCAATTGATCTCTTCTTTTGTATACTCTTCTTGCTCCATTTTAAACACATGCTGCCAAAGAAAGACTTCAGTATCATACAACTGCAATAACAGAATACAAAAGAACGCAAAAAGAACAAAAATAGGAAGGCACCTGATTAAAGTGCTGCTGAAGCTTCTCATTGGTCAAGTTGATACAAAATTGTTCAAAACTGTCAAGATATACGCATTGAATTGGTTTGAATTCACCTCAATGGTCATGAAACAAATCGGGTAACGCAATAGCATGGATtgctcaaaaataaaaaaataagtaactttaattaaattatgcttTATAACTATTTTGTGTCCTGTAAACCCATAAAGTATAGATAATCTAATTCTTCATATTCCAACGATGATTATAGACAAAACTTTGAAGTAAATTCAACTTACTTCAACAGAATACACAAGAAGTCCACAAGACCTTCAGAAATTTTTTAGCGTAAACAACTCATAAATTGTTGGCCTATACAAACtagtcagaagactgtgaagaATAATGAAACAAGCCCATATCTAATCACCAATTTCAACAGAGGATTATGGTCCTAATACTATGCATCTCAAAACTACAGAAAGATTTTGATAATCACTTTTTGCTTATATTTATAAAAGTATATTCAGAGACATGCACTGATAGGCTATGTGTGTTTGGACAAAGAAGCCTGAAAATTAGCAAAGGCAGGAGAAACTGGCTCTGCTTGGTTTGTAAAAAACTCGGCATAACTGACCGTAATAGAACAGATCACGTCAACAATCAAGACACAGCATACCCGTTAAGCACCTGTTAGTCTTGAAACTCTCGAATCCATATATATCCAGCACTCCGATTAAACACTTTGAGTTGGGATCTTGACCAATTGAACTATTGATTTTATCCACAAGCCTGGAATATGACAATGAATAAAACATGTGATTTTCAACACATGCTAGATATTAATGAAGCAACTAGAAAATGCAAAATAAGCTAtcataaaataaagtccagTGAAGCACCTCTCTTTAAACCATAAAGAAAAAGTTTACCAGTCAAACAATCTGGAGTAAACAATTTTGGCCAAAGCATCTCTACTGCCCGTAGCAGACTCTGGGTCCAACTCTTTGGTGATGGTTTCGTCACGTAGTCACAATTACACGTCTGCAGAGGGAATCCTCCAAAGCCTTTGCATCACACCTACAAAATGCTTAAACTTTAAAAGCAGAATATCAATGAATCTCAGTAAAGAATAGAGAGAGACAATGACATGGTACAACAGTTCTCGTCGGTTAGCAATAGCTCAAATATAATCAAATTACATAAACATCTCCGCTGCCGTTTTTAAGTGAAACCGAGATTTTTCATCTTTAGGCATGGATGAATCGATTTCCTTTCCCTTCGCGAATTCAATGTTCCCAAGGTGAAGGATTGCAGCAATAACTCGAAATATTCCCTCCTGAGTAaccaaatattaaaaatgaggAAGCAAACGTATATGAAGTCTTTAGATGATTTTGGATGCTGAAATACTGCAGTTGATACCTGTTCCTTGGAACTGATTCCAACAGTATCCATAGCCTTCCTGGTCAATAAATATTCTTTGGAATCATCAACACCCTCTAGTTCATAACAATTCGACTGGTTCAAATAATGAAATGTTCTTGGATTCCCcaatttgtattttttaatcTCCTGAGAAAAAGGAAGAATAAAATTCATGTACAAGAAAATCGAATTGGCCAATTCACATAATGATTTTTTGTTTATAAGTTTatctttgtatttttttttgataagaaacattataatttaaaaatatagaagTTCAGAGTTACACAACATTATGCGGACAAGATATCCGCTACAAGAATTCCGgtcaatgaaaaataaaattccaaTCCCTATATAACTGCGATACACCAAGGTGTTTATAGTCTTCTTGTAAAATCGCCCAACTAGCCACTCTCAATTTAATTTTGTCCCATAGCTCCTCGACCGTGTCCTCCTTGTCTTCGAATATCCTTTTATTCCTTTCCATCCAAATAGACCATATTATGCAATGTACTATAGTGTACCAGAACCGCTGATTTTTCCTGTCATTATGTAAGCTCGGTTCGATTATGAACATGTCTTTAGACTTCTCCGGCATTACCCACATCAATTCCAGCTCCTTTATCGCCTTATTCCAAATCTGTTGACTGTAATGACAGTGTAAGAGCAAGTGATCTTGATTTTCTTCAGCACAACAACACAAACAACACCAAAGAGGTCTTAAAGCACATGTAGGCCATCTTCTTTGTATCATATCGCAAGTCTGAATTTTCTCCAACGCCACAATCCACGAGAATACTTGCACCCTTGGCGGGACAGGTATTTTCCAAATATTCAAGAATAAAGAAGTATGAAAAGATTCATGCGACTGGAAAAAAGAATCATAAAAAGACTTCACCGAAAAAATCCCCGAGGAGTCCCCCAACCAGATTTTGTAGTCCTCTACCCCTATCTCAATACGAACATTTTGTAAGACGCCTAGCAACTCGGTAAACTCACACTCTTCTTGTACAGTCAAATTCCTCCTAAATCTTAAGTCCCAGCGATGATCCCCTGCCCCATCCCTAGTGGCAGTCTCTACGAAATTTGAGactgttttatttttaagaCTTGAGATTGCAAACAGAGAAGGAAAACGAATGAAAAAAGGTACCCCTCCCACCCACTCATCTTCCCAGAAACGAATAAATTTCCCCTCCTTTAACACCCCTCTAACTAATCGATTGAAAGCCGGGAACGATTTAGAAATTCCTTTCCATGGACTTTTGTAAGTGGAGATCCCAGCTAACCCCAAATCCCAACCATTGTCATTAGAACCGTGAATGCTCAAAATAACTTTCTTCCACATAGCCCTCTTATCCACCAAACCTCGCCACCACCATTTGCCGAGCAACGATTTATTTCTGAGTTGAATATTACCCACTCCCAGCCCTCCCTTCGCCAACGGTTTACACACTTGATTCCATCCCACCACATGACAATGTTTCTCACCGTCCGGTCCGTCCCACAAGAAGTTTCTCATTAATCTTTCCATAATAATCCCCACCTTATTCGGTACTCTGAAAATGGACATATAGTAGGATGGAAGTGCACACAAAACAGCCTTGATCAGCGTAAGCCTCCCTCCCCTTGATAGAAAAGATTTTTTCCAGCAGGCTAGTCTTCTTTTCATATTCGATAAGACCGGATCCCAAAATTCCATTTTCAAGGGATCTCCTCCCAACGGCAGTCCCAAATATTTAATCGGAAATGTTCCTTTCTTACACCCAATGTTACTGGCCATTGCATCTGATTCCTCTTCATCAATAAGCAAACCCACAATCATGCTTTTATCCATATTTATCTTCAGACCCGAGAGCTGGCAGAATACTTTGAGAAGTTCTAAAATTTCCATCAAGTGCCGACCTGAATTTGCGAAAAAAATAGTGTCATCTGCAAATTGTAAGTGAGTTATTTCTTCATGATTCCTACCAACTTCAAAACCTCTAACTTTTCCAACAATCATGGCTCTATCTACCATTCTTCCCAGAACATCTATTACCAAATTAAAGAGAAGGGGTGAGAGCGGATCCCCCTGCCTAAGACCACGCTCCCCTTTAATTTTCCCCCTCGGCCTTCCAttaataaaaattgaataagAGACACTGGAAACGCAACCCATTATCCACTTCCGCCACTTTACCCCGAATCCTTTCTTCATCAATACCCAATCCAGAAATTTCCAGTCAACACTGTCATATGCTTTTTCCAAATCCACTTTAAACACCCATCCATCCTTTTTTCTCCTTCGATAAAACTCTACCACTTCATTGGCGACTAAGCAACAGTCCAATATTTGTCGACCTTTAATGAAAGCACATTGGTTTTCTTCGATTGTTGCACTAATGACTTTCCTCAATCTATTCGTCAATACTTTTGCCAAGATTTTATATAAGCTCGTAATTAAGCTAATAGGTCTGAAATCCTTTATCCTCGTGGCTTCCTTTTTTTTCGGTATTAGACATATATATGTCTCATTTGTTAATCCGTTGACCACTCCATTTCTGTAAAATTCATTTAGGACTCTTAATAAGTCCTCTTTGACCGTTGCCCAATTGTGTTGATAAAATGCCATTGTGAATCCATCTGGGCCCGGTGCTTTACAGCCATCACTttcaaaaaccgaaatttttatCTCATCCTCAGAAAATGGAATCTCCAACTCTTGTGATTGCGCTTGATCTATCGCACACCAGTCCAACCCTCTAAGTTTTATAACATCATCTTCAAACTCTCCCTGTCCTTCATCTCTTTTCTTATAAAGTTTCCTGTAAAAACTTATGATTTCCTCTTCAATGAGATATTCATCCGTGACTGTCAATCCATCCTCCTTTTCCACAACATCAATCACTGCTTTGGTCCTTCTGTCACTTAGTAAGGAATggaaaaattttgaattatggtCTCCTTCTCTCATCCACTTGATTTTCCCTTTTTGACATTGAATTTGCGCCCTTCTAACGGAATTTATCTCCAACtggattttcaaatttttccttTCGTCTTTCAAAGTCTCAGACCACCTTCCTGACTCTTCTAATTCATCCAGTCTACTAATGTCGCTGGTCAATTCTTTAATTTTAATATCAACATTTCCGAAAACCTCTTTATTCCAACTGGTTGCTTCCGCTTTGATTTTTTTAAGTTTTGTCATGAAATTATATCCCTCCCACCCTTGGGGAGATCCACAATTCCACCATGTGTTGACCATCTGTTTGAAGTTCGGGTGTGATAGCCATGCATTTTCAAATCTGAAAGGTGTAGGTCCCCACCGCAGAATACAAGTGTCAAACAATATCGGATTGTGGTCGGAGGTGATTCTAGGTAACACCCTCTGTCTGTAATTCTGGAACATTTCTTTCCAACCCTTGGTGATGAGGAATCTGTCAAGACGACAGCAAATTGGATGGTTCCTGAAATTCGTCCAAGTGTATTTTGCATTCAGAAGTGGTGGATCTATTAAATTTAATTCCTCAATCAAACTATCAAAGCATCTCATACTCGTAGTTCTCGAATTACTATTCATTTTCTCTTCCATACTCCGCACCACATTGAAATCCCCTCCCAAGCACCACTTATCACCACAAATCGAATGCAGACCTGCTAATTCATCCCAGAACTTCTCTCTGTCTCTCGGTTTAACTGGCCCATAGACAGCACTGAACCACCATTTTACATCCACATTTCTGCAAATTTCTATCGAAACCGTGAAGTCTCCTATCAAATTATCACCCACAACCACCATCCTAGGATCCCATAGAACTAAGATACCTCCCGCTCTTCCCATCGACGGTAGGCTTACCCATTCAACAAATCTTGATTTCCATATGCTAGCCACAAAGTACCTGTCCACCCGCACTCTTTTGGTTTCCAGTAATACAACAACATCCGGTTTTTCAGTTCGAATGATGCTCCTAATTAATTCTCTCCTAGTCGCCGACCCTCCACCTCGTATGTTCCATGACAAAATCTTCATAAAGAAACCGAGTATCCCTTAGAATCAGAACATGTGTCATCACTGAAATCACCATCTATCTTATTAGCTTCGGTGGTCAAATTACACTTATGCTTCTTATCCCCTGCCTCACAGTTCCCCTTAGGATCCTCATCAGCATTTCCATTGCCTGTCATACATTTGTAACCCATCGGTTCCACTTCCTGGGATTCTGAATCGTTACCCGGCTTATCATCGATTAATTTAACCCCTCTTCCTAAAAAAccactagacaaccccaaagaattgaaagaagaTGGAAGAATACtctgaaatttgaaagtttgaTTGAGAAAAGAAGAATGAATTCCAGATAATACCTGTCCCACATTGGAGCTCGCAATTACCGTATGTTGCAGCGTTTTTGAATCTCCTGACTTATTTGGCGAAGAGAACAGAGCTGCTAAGTCCTCCAGTTTGTCTTCCAAAGTGGTAGATAACTCCGATCTTGAAGACACATGGCTATCCGAATCCGAATAGAGAAGATCATCTTCGGACATATTATCGTGAGCTCCTTCAACATCTTTATCTTCTGTGCCTATCATATCACAGAATGACTTAATCGGACTACTATTGATTTGTTCATTAATCCCCTGAGTGCCAAATTTGTATCTGATAGCTGACTCTTCACTCCTCTTCCTTCTTTGGTAGGTTATCTCAAACTTTGGCGATGCTCTTGAGCTCACCACACCCTCTTCACTGATCAATATTTTCGGTGGTGAATTAGGCATCGTGTTGATCTGGGAGTGTTGGAATTCGTTTAAATCTTTAGGAACAACTCTAGAAAGTATTTTGACCACCTTACTATCTGCTGAGGAAGCATGGTCCAAGGCCTTATTTTTGGGAGAAAGATGAAGTATCTCCCTAATCGAAGCAGTTGTCGTATCATCCTTATTGTCGGGAGAAAGTTGGGTCTTCTCCTTCGATGCAGAAACCTTACTTGCTTCGTTCGTGCTAGAGGTAGCCACAGGATCAAATTTCATCTGTTCGTAGTCATTCACTACGGCTGGTTCTTTTCCATGAGATGTATGAAGAGTTTCTGGAATTTGTTCTGCTCTGTTACAATCTTGGAAATCACGAATCCTGCGGATGTTGTTGTCACCCCAACCCGCCAATGTTCTTTTACCATTCACCACCGCTTGAGCATACGTTCGATTGTCGTATTGTTGATAAGCAATGGGGTCAAAAGTTTCAACCCTTATACTTATTTCTTTCAGCTCCCCGTAGATTGGAACGTACATCCGAGAATTAATGAATCCACCCTCAATGCCTTTCACCTTTATTCTAGCTGCCTCGAGATCACTAATTGAAAGAGTATGTTCACTGATATCCAGTAGCCCTCCACATAGATTTCCAATGGTCTTGAAAGTTTCCACCTTCCAAAGGTTCCAAGGTAATCCGTAAATAGAAATCCAGCTATTGCAACATCTCTCTGTAATGAAAGCCGAATTGATATCCTGCTTCCAACCCTCGAAGTCCAGCATAATTCCCTTGTCAAAGAAGCCTCTCTTGAGTCTTAAGTGAAATGAATATTCATCTTGATTTGAAGGCCACCAGACCGCTTTATTTGCCTGAAAAGGAAATAGCTTAACGTTCTTTTTTGCTGTTTTTCCCAGAGCCTTTTGAATGTCTTCCCAAGAAATGGTCACCTTACTTTTGGTAACAATCAGAGCTTCTTCCCACTTCTTATTTAAATTCGAAAGACCTCTAAGACGATGTGAAATCTTCCCCTGTGATGAAAGATCCCGGTGAACCCTGTTGGCTCTATATGTATCTTTAAAGGGCTTCCTTGTGATGGGCCCTTGATTGTTCATAGAGGTACCTTTCTGATGATTCCCGGACCTCATCTTTCCCAACGAAGTAGCTATAGTTCTCCAAAGTCCAACCCACAGACTTGATCCCACCTGGCACAATGGTAGTTTGCTTCTTACCTTGGTGACAATATTTAGACAATTCCAGGAACCTTCCTCTCTTGTTGGAGAAAATCTGAACCGTAAAAACCGCGTTCCGACCTCTGAGTCTGAAAAATGGCGATTCGAGCTGAGAAGAGTTAATGGCATCTAAGAATCTCATTTGGATCCAGTGCGCCTCCTGTCTATCAAAATCCAGCATGTAACATGAATTCCTGGTACGCTCAGACCACCAAATCGAGCCTCCTCCGCTCCCCAGTCTCAGCGAGAAGATCTTGTGTTCTATCTTAATTACCACATCACGATTTGCTGACCCAGATGCCAACGAACCGTTATAGAAGACTTTGCGATTCCTAGAAAACATCCTTCGAAAGAAACCCACAGCACGGAATAGTTAAAGAAAAACTAAGAAAGAGCGAGCAGGTGGAAAAAAGATAAGCTGCTAGGCCTCAGAAGAACCGAAAAGAAAACAATCTGAGGCGAAAAAGGCGAAGAGAAATTAGAAAAGAAAAGCAGAAGGGCCGGCGACGGCCGAGGGCCAGTCGACGGAGCTAAGGGAAGGCGACGCCGAGGTTTAGAAAAGGACTGGACGGAAACGACAACGGCTAGATAGGAAACCGGAATATTGAAAAAACAAAGAGGGAGAGagcattttcaaaaaattctctTTATCTTTGTATTACCAATCTAAGTTAATCATATGATGATTAATCAGGAAAGTATTGTTCCAAAAGAGCGAGCTAACAGGAGGTCACAATTAGATTTTTTATACTTTAATATGAACTCTCATAAAGCCATGATCAGGAAATATACATCAGAagatgtatacatgcatttggTTGCATATTGGACAACAATAGGCCCAAGACCGCCTGATTGAAATACAAGGGGTTTCAAGATGAATAATcatcataataaaaaaattgaaatattgaACTTCAAAATATGAAAATGATGTTTGATATTGTTTCTCATACACATAGAATGCAAGACTTATAGTTCACACAATGAGGTAACTGAATTTGAGCAAAAACCAGGAGCTCAAACAACTTTATCAGCTTCACTTGccaaaagaaaagaagagaaaaga is part of the Primulina eburnea isolate SZY01 chromosome 1, ASM2296580v1, whole genome shotgun sequence genome and encodes:
- the LOC140830982 gene encoding LOW QUALITY PROTEIN: myosin-6-like (The sequence of the model RefSeq protein was modified relative to this genomic sequence to represent the inferred CDS: deleted 1 base in 1 codon) translates to MVASASLGAGSLIWVEDPDVAWIDGEVVAVNGEDVKVLCTSGKTVVVKSSNVYPKDSEAPPCGVDDMTKLAYLHEPGVLDNLRSRYDINEIYTYTGNILIAVNPFQRLPHLYDSHMMAQYKGAAFGELSPHPFAIADSAYRLMMNEGVSQAILVSGESGAGKTESTKLLMQYLAYMGGRSAGEGRTVEQQVLESNPVLEAFGNAKTVRNNNSSRFGKFVEIQFDQGGRISGAAIRTYLLERSRVCQVSDPERNYHCFYMLCAAPPEEIKKYKLGNPRTFHYLNQSNCYELEGVDDSKEYLLTRKAMDTVGISSKEQEGIFRVIAAILHLGNIEFAKGKEIDSSMPKDEKSRFHLKTAAEMFMCDAKALEDSLCRRVIVTRDETITKELDPESATGSRDALAKIVYSRLFDWLVDKINSSIGQDPNSKCLIGVLDIYGFESFKTNSFEQFCINLTNEKLQQHFNQHVFKMEQEEYTKEEINWSYIEFIDNQDILDLIEKKPGGIIALLDEACMFPRSTHETFAQKLYQTFKNHKRFSKPKLARSDFTISHYAGDVTYQTELFLDKNKDYVIAEHQALLSASKCSFASGLFPVSNEESSKQSKFSSIGSRFKQQLQALLETLSATEPHYIRCVKPNNLLKPAIFENHNVLQQLRCGGVMEAIRISCAGYPTKKPFYEFVDRFGLLAPEVLDGSTDEVAVCKRLLERVGLDGYQIGKTKVFLRAGQLAELDARRTEVLGRSASIIQRKIRSYMGRKSFTLLRRSAILMQSVCRGELTRNVYENMRKEASSIRIQKGLRMHLARKAYKELCLSAVSIQSGMRGMAARNELRFRRQTRAAIVIQSHCRKFLAQSEYKNLKKAVLTTQCAWRARVARKELRKLKMAARETGALQAAKNKLEKQVEELTWRLQLEKRMRSDLEEAKAHENTKLQTALQELQDQFKETKDMLLKERETAKIAAEKIPVIQEIPVIDHELTKKLNDENINLKALVSSLEMKIDETEKKFEETNKLSEQRLKQAMEAESLIVKLKTTMLGLEEKITDMESENKILRQQTLLTTSKGLSTLPPTYAAKMLENGHDVDESIRSNDLLHTPSKVYETPDNKPRRPPTDRQHEDVDALMDCVMKDVGFSQGKPVAAFTIYKCLLHWKSFEAERTSVFDRLIQMIGSAIENQESNDHMAYWLSNTSTLLFLLQKSLRPAGATPVRKQAPTSLFGRMTMGFRSSPSSVNLAAAAAAIEAVRQVEAKYPALLFKQQLTAYVEKIYGIIRDNVKNELGPLLGLCIQAHRTSKGNALRSGLSFGKDSPTNHWQGIIDCLNSLLNTLKENFVPPVLVQKIYTQTFSYINGQLFNSLLLRRECCTFSKGEYVKAGLAELELWCCQAKEEYAGSAWDELKHIRQAVGFLVIHQKYRISYDEITNDLCPILSVQQLYRICTIYWDDNYNTRSVSPEVISSMRMLMTEDSYNASSNAFLLDDNSSIPFSIDDFLNTLEVKDFVGVKPAEDLLDNPAFHFLHD